The Notolabrus celidotus isolate fNotCel1 chromosome 6, fNotCel1.pri, whole genome shotgun sequence nucleotide sequence acgcattcacggtgtgctgagagaagactactgttacaagctgctaaatcaagaaaatcacagcttcttcttttgaaaagtacacacacatacaaaaaagatagaacaaatcaaaactaatgaaagaaagagaaatcaagtgaatcacagatgtgtgtgatgttattgtggacggagggcagaataaaaacactgaaggtaatctaccaatcagacacgtccagcattacaggccctgccccccaaaagccccgggacctttgaaaagtactagtCCCCAGTTCCgtggtaaagttcctctggtcgaaaaatgCGTTagggctgctctcacatctgtgccagTATTTATCGGCTCTCAAGACCCGCCTGGTACAGAaactaacgtttttgccacagtgtcaacaggcaggggtggaatgtgctggactcctttacATGGATTTATTTGCTATGACATATTTgatgatcaggttgtccctggcatcaCTTCTGCTATTGAGAAGTAATCACTACTGTTATAGGGGTTTTAatcaatcaggatcaagtatttaacaaagACAGAAGGTAATGGGTCCAGATAAATATGTGGATGAAACCTCGATCATGTGTGCTGTGAATGTTGTAGCAAGTCTGGATGAGATCTGAGCCTGACTGTTGAGGTGAGAGGGGAGTAAAGAGAGTTGAGGAAGGATCTGTCACATTGTCTGATGTTTACCTTTGTGtcctgggggggggggcagttcATGTCAGGACTTGTACAATAAGCTCAACAGATTATAGTATGCCTGCATGGATCCTCTCAGTCAGCAGTGATCTTGTTTCCTACTGAAAACTTCTTAGATAAATCAAAACTAGCAGTCACCTTATTTTGACTCttctgtaaataaatgaattgagGAGTTTGAGTAAGCTGCTGAGGTGTGTGATCGGTGACCCTACCTTTAATGTAACCCTTAAAACCCTCATATCTCTTTTAGTGACAAGTCATCCTCTAATGACAGTTTTTCAACAATGAAACTCGTCTGCTGGTGCTATTTTTAATGCTTACAGAAGTTAAAactcagaagaaaaagaagacactgaagaaaatagAAAGCAGTTAAAGTTTATGACAACACATTACAACTAATTGAACATGAAGATTTGATTAGTCTTGACTGTAAATCCAAACAGTTACCCTCTTTCAGACCTGTATACACAAGTCTGTGGCTCAAAAGTAGAGCCAGTCGTCTCTCAATCAGGGGTTCAAACCCAGGTCCTTCTATCCACAGTGCCATAGTGTCCCTGGGCAAGACATTTAAATCCAAACTGGagccagtgtgtgaatgggatcaGTTAATTAGCTACTGATGGGCTCTTTACGTAgtagcctctaccatcagtgtacCAATGTGACATGTACTGTTAAAGTGCTTTGACTGGTCAGAGGACAAGAGACAGCGCTAAAGCATGTGACAAATATCAGGGGTGTTGACCCCCACAGCATTGGGGAGATGAAGTTGTTTTATATGGAATGCTGACAGGCTCCTGCACTAATGATCCTTTTGTCAGTATTTATGTAACATAAGTAGATTCACGGGTATACTGATGAAATAACACCAGGCACTGGGCAGCTCTATGCTGTGTTAAAATGTTTACAATCTGAAGTTTGCAGTCATGgctgaaaatgtagaaaacaacTATCAGCAGTTAAAAAAAGTTAGTTGATTTGGATGTGTAAGAATAAAACTGTAAGgggcaaaaacaaaactgaggtagtcctctttctctctctcatctcctctctttcctcatgAAAATGGGTTATTAGAGGGAGGGAGAGCATCCAGTTCAACCTAGCAGGGGTGAGCTGTAGCCCAAACAGGCTCTGCCACCCCCCCTGCTCTTTCTAACATATCTTCACAAACTGTTCTCTCTGTCGTTGCTCCACTCTTCCCCTCGAGAAAATGGGGGGTAGAGGGAGGGGGTTCGTACAGCCTGACTCTGCAGGAGTGAGCTGCAGCCCGAACAGGCTTCTCGCTCTGGCTCTACCTTCAGTGTCCCCTTTCTAACATCTctattctctctgttttcctcttcttctttttgcgTATGCATATGTTGGGCGGTAAGAGCTAGCAGGGGAGGGGGTCCTGGTATGCTTGAGCTGTTGAGCCTCCCTGAGGTGTTGAGGGCCTAACACCGGTGAAGGGAGGCGAACTTGATAACCCCGTTGATGTGTTGGCTCTCGCTGCAGGGGGGGGTCTTTAGGGGCTAAGTGGAAGGGTtggtagtattagtattattaattCCTGGAGCTCACACAAACAAAGCCTGGGTGTTTTGTAGGTTGCAGTGCTGTTTGGGTTACAGCACCCTCTAAGAGTCAATTGACAAGCTATGTAACTTAAGGTGCCTTTCAACCAGAAGTTCCAGGATCGTCTAGTTCTTAGAAAAACTCTtacaggaactaaatggttcctgttgcccattgttgtctgcatttcccTGTGTAGATGCAAATCAGGCCAATGATGtctgggtttaaaaaaaaaaaaaaaaaagtactacaccaccagaccagtagagggcagtaagacaaagacaaaggacTTTGAGccaagatgacaccatagaagaagacaGGCACGCCGGCATCATTATGAGAGACTCTAAAGTTAGCCTGTTGGCATTAAGGGACTCAACGTGTGGTGTTTTTTCATCATGCTTCATTGCacatggattcactgaatcaacacttgtATCAgctgtttcaacacggctttaccATGGCATTGCTCAACTTTATGCAATTTTATAAGCCATTGCAGAGATCGactggtgtttcagtttaaagagcgaccctgttaactggagactttcagctggatgtATGCCTCCCagacgtctttagatgatcattaagtatctgatgaggatatttggacttttgaataaaaactaaactagtttgcattcccaagGACTCCGTCTGTGtctcaacagctgttgtaaactctacaaacactgacacattcagctgaaggtctccagtttaaaGGGTGACTCATAATACTGTAACACTGGGAGCTGACACATTTGTGGTATAGGCTCAGAGAAGATGActgttattaaaccaagtgaatcacaggtgtgtgtgttttattgtggacagaaggtgaaataaaaacactgctgttactctaccaatcagaaatgttcaGCACTGCATGCCCTGCCCCCAAATGATCCtcgacctttggaaagtacttcCCCTCATGAGCAGGGTCTTTTCAGGGTGGAGATTAACTACTCAGAACTACATGTAGACCCCtggttcctgcggtcgaaaagcaCCTTTATTAGTAAGGACAAGGAATGGGATGAGGGTGCAGTGTGACGGGAGGGGATGCTTACTGAGTgttcatcattttttattagTGCACAAGTACAAACATGTACTTCCAGTGGGAAGAGGTAAACACAGGTAACCTCATGTAGGTTTGCCAATACATCACTCTTTGTAATTTGATCATGTGATGGCAGATACATGTTAAGGTTTGTCAGGTGGGTATCATCCCATCTTTATTGTGGTCATGCTAAGTGactggattttattttattacattttatgcaCTGCAATGTTCCCAACATTTCCATCCTGTCAAATCTTGTAAAACATTTACCAAATAAAAGTAGTGACTACTTAAAGACCATGGGCTGATCTACTAaagtttgcgtgtataaaaacacgtgcaaacttgacagTGCACGCAAAGCAtatactaaccgggagcaccgaggattgcctctgtcaaatgagaaaatagcacttgctatccatttagcgtgtttgccttcatgaatatgcagaatacatgcagattatcagaacgtgcaaaatactgggaggaggagatgcaaatgtaatcatttagcacccgcaatgtgatttatcaaacctgaagcagatagcaggcagtgtttttgtgtctatttgtagcacgtttgaaaggcaggtgcaaactggcacagcgttacgcacaaatgGCTGCGGCCATTGTGGCAGGAAGGAGGCATAAATGCAATGACAGACGGCGGAGAGAGAGAATTTTCTGTGTgcgtgtcaacatatttggactgttcgaaataaaaatagtagagacatatcttctatccagcaatgccatttttgagctgctggatgacctaattaagggctgatttggagccagtcacaaaaaggggccatatctcctatggagaaactccttgcaacactgcattttcttgcgtctggatcattccagcgcaCCATCACAGTTAGTGCCggcgtctcccagtgtccacccgtgcataatgaacgttcatctcctgtgctcctccctccctcttcatttGCCGCAGGGCGCACGCaacattggacacagctctcacctcctgtgcaatggcctgtaacccatccCATAGCGAggtttcagacccctctagcgactctttttcaaaaaagcgactttCTTTGGTGTTATTGGAGAGTTTTGGAGactctgaaatgaaagcatgtatcgttctaaatgagtGGCCCCCTTCCCCGTCCCAAAGCATTCACAGATAGTTTAGTTGCGGCAGTCCCTCgtagctgcagtcagagcagagatgttAACCCCTCCgcgtccagactgcaaatgaatcacaatccatttagattgttaatgtagatAGTACACATATCTTTTACATATCTTGAAAATTatattgttgaaaaattaaatgttttacttagatttttttaggctcctaagtgtagttatagaTATAtttgggtgttttttaacctctttttgtctctccctcaaagttacacgtctctctgacagcgtctattacaattcagattatgcaaactaggcgatgacgtcatttagcgacttctagcgacttttaggacagccattagctactttcctcactgaggagttggcaacactgctgctgaggtgttttctggtctgagctgatttgaggagtaTGGTggggattgtcagacatctgatgaaacacttttcaaatatttaaatcacttttttttcattctcccGAACCGCGTTTCTTCtggcaacgctgagatgtctctgccagagttcaccgatgtgtttatttgcctcctcctcctcctcctgtgcacTCAATCagagtagatcacccgcaacacgcccagaaatagcacgtgcaattgttttgtttgcacacgcaatttagcgctcgttatttcgggtcttagtagatcaggccctatgaGTATTAAGTTGCAGGAGATCTTTAAGAGGTTGTTGTGAACCAGCTGGGAAAATAAAACCACCAAAGAATGCCAAAGAGCTTCTTTTgcatctctgctcctcctctcatattttttccaataaaaataaagacttttGATTTTGATATCAGAGTAAATGCACTATGTTTTGGCTTCATCCTGTTTGCTACCAAAACAAGGTTGttttcataatcatgcattaaaAATATACCAAATTATTGAGGTAACAACACAACAGACCTTGATGATTTCACTTAACAAGAATATTTgagtttattcattcattaaagAGGTCTAATTTTCCATTCTGACTGTAAAGATGAATTTAGACCAAAACATGAATCTCTCTTTATGTGCAAAAGACATAAAAGAGTTTGAGTGACTCCAGATGAAGTGATATCAGTCATGAGGACTTTTGGTATCCCTAAAGTCAAAGTGGTCAAAGTAGTATCACAGAGCAAAGAATAACTTTTCTTTTGGGCTAAGTTCATCTGAAGTTACTACAAGGGATTttagcaacttattttttatgcaTTGTTATATTTCCTAATCAACATGCCCATTTTTTCTaattatctcctcctctctgtttctttccctCTTGTCCTCCATTCAGCTCTCTCACTCCTCCACAGTCCTGTCTTCTCTGCAGCTCAAAgggtaaaaataaaagagatttCATCATCGAACTCCTGCAGCTGACATCAATCCAGAGCCACCATGCCACGCTGCAGAGTGAACCTCAGCACCATGATCTTCCTGGTGATTCTGCAGGGGGCAGCAGTGGTGCTCTTCTGTGGCTGGTACATGGAGCTCAGTCCCTGCAGCCCTGCGCCCTCCAACGGCAAAGTTcacgtcctgctgctgtcatcGTGGCGATCAGGCTCGTCCTTCCTGGGTCAGGTGTTCAGTCAGCACCCCTCTGTGTTCTACCTCATGGAGCCCGCTTGGCACGTGTGGACCAAACTGCATAAACCAGGGGCGCGTGTACTTCGGATGGCCGTGAGGGATTTGTTACGGAGCATGTTCCAGTGTGACCTCTCTGTGATGGAGGCCTACCTGCCAGAGCATCACAACGTCTCTGCCTTGTTCATGTGGTTTGAGAGCCGAGCTTTGTGCTCACCACCGGCCTGTCCTCTTACGCCACGAAACCAGTTCAGCAACCAGACTCTGTGCAAGAAGGCATGTGATGCTCGGGGTCTGCAGCGGGCGCAGGACGCCTGCGGCACTTACAGCCACATTGTGTTGAAGGAGGTGCGATTTTTTGAGCTGGAATCCCTCTACCCTCTCTTGCAAGACCCGCACTTGGATCTCCGCATCATCCACCTGGTCCGAGACCCCCGTGCTGTTTTGCGGTCTCGAGAGGCTGCCGTGAAAGCCCTTGCCAAAGATAATGCTATTGTGTTAGAGCAAAAAAACACGCCAGCAGCTGAGCTGCAATATCAAGTCATGCAGGAGATCTGCCGCAGCCATGTGCGCATCAATGAGAGGGCCATCCTGAAGCCCCCCCCTTTTCTTGAGGGCCGCTACAAAATGGTCCGCTATGAGGATGTTGCCCGCAACCCGCTGGAGGAGATAAATCGCATATATGAGTTTGTAGGCCTGGGGATGACCTCAGAGCTGGAGGAGTGGATCTACCACGTGACCCACGGGAGGGGCAAAGGCACCAAAAGAGAGGCTTTCAAAATTACATCACGAAACGCTGCTGATGTCTCTCAGGCTTGGCGTAGCACGCTGCCGCATGACAAAGTCAAACGAATCCAGGAAGTGTGTAAAGGCGCCATGTCCCAGCTCGGGTACAGGACAGTTGACAGCGAAAAAGAACAGAAGAGCCTGGAAATAGACCTTCTCGTGCCACGGGAACCGTACCAGTTCAGCTGGTTGCCAGCTAAAACAGAGCATCCTGAAACCAGTTAGAACATTAACAACAAAGATGTGAACACTGAGGGACTACAGTGGACTAGAGTCTTCATTCTTAATAGGATTGATAGACTGTTCAGGTCTTCAGTGAATGTTGAGAGAACACTTTAATGTCCAAGTCGTAAATGAATACGAGGGATGctcatgacagatttttgtcaGTCTGAATCTGAGTTGGTATTTCAGTGAGACACTGACTGTCCTGCCTTTATTTAGTTCATCACCACACAAAGCTCCGTAATCAGTGATCTCATGTTTTTACCTGTAACACACCCTATTACCTGACTTACAGCTGACTTCTTGACATTCAAACATTTCCTGTTGACCGGTTATAATTAACCTAAGTATGACTTCTTACTGAAACATTAACCCAGATAAAAGATAAGAGTCTGGGCTGAAGTCAGCAGGAGCTTGGTTTGCAGCCACTCAGAGGAGCAGATGAAAAAAGCAGATTTCTCTTTTGAAATCTGttggtgtattttttttctggttGTAGGTAGCAGGTTTGTGGATAAAAAATAGATATTGAGCATGATGAATCTTTGAGGATAAACATTCAAACAATCAGAGCACAAACATAAACCAGCCAAAGCCCACCCTGACATCCTGTGTCTGCAGGaaaggagcgagagagagaaacactgatTGTTAACTCAGAACAGATTATTTtccgtttgtttttttttctttaacttttatttggggatttgtttgtttcattgagGGGTTGATTGGTTACAAAACAAAATTGCCTCCAAAGCTCTTGAAACAAATTTAGTGGAAGAATGAACCCTTTGGGTAGTTTTGAGACTCATCAAGTTAAGTTTACGGCCGGCCATGCTGTCGCTCCTGCATCACTCCGTGTACTTTGATGCACAGATCTCCTTTtcctgtgtgtcagtctgagtAAACCAGTGTTGTTATTGTGTGGAGAGAACTAATGTGACTTCACTTCatttaatgcatgtttttttaaactggcaCCATGACAGTGTCCCCTGAAGGCCTGATCTTTCCCTTCAGAGGAGCAACAGCCAGTATGAGGTGGGGCCGTCACAGTGGCAGCAAGTTTGTGAATGTTTGAATCTACACCTGcgatgggtgtgtttgtgtgggggcGACAGGAAGCACATTGAATGTAAGTATTGAAATGAAAGGACTCAgacttgaattaaaaaaaaaggaaaaaaaacttctaGTTCTgtgtagaaataaaacatattaaagATTAAAAGTCACTTGAAGTAACATACTACATAACTAAAATATGTATGTCTTCTACCTGCTCTTGAGTTATTTATGGAGATGAGATtgaaagtcaagtcaagtcaaatttatttataaagcacatttaaaaacagcagaagctgaccaaagttctgtacaatatataaaaaagattaaatcaataaacaaaataaaataaaaaacacaatgtgagaccaaaccaaataataatttgaaagagagacaaaaaaacaacaaggaaagcaCAGCAATAGGAATGGAAACCTATTCAAGGCTAGAGGACTCAAaggctaaaatataaaagtttgttttgacGTAAGTCTTAAAAGAGTTGACAGAGGGGGCGGTCCTGATttaggaggggaggctgtttcAAAAACGCGGGGCCTGTACACTAAAAGCACGGTCGCCCTTCAGTTTAAATTTTGACCAgggaactgccaggagacccatgtcagaagacctcagaggtctggaggttttgtcagggctcaggaggtcagttatataaggtggggccagaccattcagagctttttaaatcaaaaagcaaaaccttaaaatcaattctgaagCAAATTGGAAGCCAGTGAAGGGAAGTCAAGACGGGGCTGATGTGATGCCTCTTCCTGGAACCAGTAAGAAGCCTGACtgcagcgttctggactaacTGCATACAGGACAAGGCCGTCTGACTGATTCCAGAATACAGGGCGTTACAATAATCGAGGGGGGACGAAAAGAAGGCATGGATTACTATTTCAAGGTTGTTTCGAGAAAAAACTGGTTTTAAGTTTGAGATGATTCTAAGCTGGAAGAAACTATTTTTCACCACTGATTTTACCTGCCAATCAAAAGTGAGAGCTGAATCGAAAATGGATCCAAGGTTTTTAACAGATGGTTTAATGAAGGTTGACAGATCACTGTTAAAACCTTGGAAACAACTGAGATATTTACAAAAAGTATCAccattctttttttcctcacttgCCCCTCAGAGCTCAATACACTAGGGGAAATCAATTTGGGGAAATCTGGTTTAAGATGTAAAAACTTTAGAAATGTAACTTCTGCTTCTTGATTCTCCGCCAGTGTTAAGTAGCCTCGTACAGCTTACAGCTCACGTTCAGGTTAGAAAGACGTCAAATACGACTGCCAACAATGTTCCAGTGGTTTGGATCAGCCGGCTGTAAATCTGCTGGATAATCATCTCCtatcaatgtttgtttttttgtctttatgttgtTTGATTTGTGGCTGATTTGCTGTGACACCACAGAGCTGTTGTTTAGACAGAGTAAGTCTGATGAGGATTAAGGAACAGGGCTTTTTGTAAGTGGTACAACAATAAAGCATTCACATCATTAGAGACAAATGTATGTCTG carries:
- the chst6 gene encoding carbohydrate sulfotransferase 6, producing the protein MPRCRVNLSTMIFLVILQGAAVVLFCGWYMELSPCSPAPSNGKVHVLLLSSWRSGSSFLGQVFSQHPSVFYLMEPAWHVWTKLHKPGARVLRMAVRDLLRSMFQCDLSVMEAYLPEHHNVSALFMWFESRALCSPPACPLTPRNQFSNQTLCKKACDARGLQRAQDACGTYSHIVLKEVRFFELESLYPLLQDPHLDLRIIHLVRDPRAVLRSREAAVKALAKDNAIVLEQKNTPAAELQYQVMQEICRSHVRINERAILKPPPFLEGRYKMVRYEDVARNPLEEINRIYEFVGLGMTSELEEWIYHVTHGRGKGTKREAFKITSRNAADVSQAWRSTLPHDKVKRIQEVCKGAMSQLGYRTVDSEKEQKSLEIDLLVPREPYQFSWLPAKTEHPETS